The Limanda limanda chromosome 13, fLimLim1.1, whole genome shotgun sequence region atcttcagttatatcgttctattttatttttatgtcttcattttattattatccggcgtgtatgtgtgtatctgtgtgtgtgagtacatgggtaTACTTATGTTTTTATActgtaattactttatttatgcgctgctgaatgatgatgattgttgttcttcaaatctcaataaaaaaatttgatcacaaaaaaaaaaaaaaaaaaaagaaaagataaaaaccaACCTTGTCTTTGAGTGAAAATTCAGGtatttcttcctcctgttcctccacTGCTGTGGTATCAGCAGACTCAGGTTGAAAAGTGACctcaggtgctgctgctgctgcagcaacagAAAATTCTGCCATTGAGGATAGtaatttctcctcttcctcttcgtcttcctcctcatccttcttctcctctttctcctcctccttcttctcaggatcctgtgtctgacagaatCAGGCAGCTAATGAATGTATGAATTTCTTCCTATAGATTCTATACAAACGTATGACCTATACAGCATGTAAGCAAAGCTAAGCCTGAAACTGATATGCGGGtcaacagaaatgttgaaaactgTTAACAAACCTTTGTAGGAATGAAGATTCCTTTGGGCTCGTATCCTACAGCCTCCTCAAGAATGTTCCTGTCTTCATTGGGCTGAAAAACACAAGGAAGAGACGATTGACAAACTATAGAAATATTAACAcctttttgtcactttttaagTCATACAACTCACTGTGACAAGAGGATAGTCCGTTGCAGGCCTGGAGGTGCCCAAGCAGGTCTCTCTCAGATAATACTCGGCTGCAAAGGCTTCTTTCAATCCGGGGAACAGATTTTCATACTCTGTAGGGTCTGCTAGTGATTCAGCCGCCTGCAACGGAGATTTAGTACAATGTGTCATGGTCAAGAACAATATGCACAAATAACTCTCCAGCATCTACATTGATAGATAgtttttctagatttttcttCAGTAAACAACTCTTGCTGCAGCAATATTGTTTCTGGTAAACTATGACCTCAACAACAGGACTGACCTTCTGGTTGACCTTCGCCAGGTTCTCCCTCCACAATTTCACCACACGGGACACCTGGCTGGGCAGGTATGTGCGAGCCAGGAAGGCAGCCTCAGGTAGTCGGTTGGTCTTGATCAGAAGCTCCAAACACTGATCCAGTCTGAGAAAAGAAGATAGAGAAAAATTAACAGTCGTCATGACTGATCCCTTTCACTAATTTTGTTCGCTAGTGTCACTAGCTTGAAGTCCCAAACATTCTATACTCACTTCCCCTGCAAGAAGTAGGTCATGAAGGCCACATTGTTCTTCCCGTCCCTCTCTGCCCCCTCAGCCAGCTTGCCCACCATTGTGGCGTTACCAGAGGCTGTGGCAAGGAGGAGCAGGCCACCGTAATCCTGGGCGTGGTGCAGACACTCCTGGGCCAGGCTGAATTGACACTTGCTGATAGCAAGCTCTGCTAGCTGCTTCCATTTCTGCTCCGACTGCAGAAGAAAGGACAAATATGAGAAATGTGTTTAACACAGAAAATCTTTGAGAGATTTTGTGAATTGTATGGCAATGTTTCTAAATTATGAAACatgtgatttgaaaaaaaaaagctagcATGATCTTACCTCTGCCTCCACAGCCAGCTGATAAGCAATCTTCAACTCTCCCAGCTGCAAGGCCAGCTCAAACCTGTGCTCTGAGTCTGTGGACACAGCCAGTGCCTGCTGCTTGAAACCCTGCAAAGACACAGATTATAGTCATTATCATAATGTATCATCAGATAAAATATTCAATCTTTTTGCAGAGttgattacaaaaaaaactgcatcTTTGCTTAATTAAACTTATAGAAAAattgaatgaaaaataaagcgCTGTTTTTTTCCTAACCTGTTTCTCCAGGAAATGGGCCACCCTGGTCCGCTGCTCTTTTGGAATTGTGGGCAACACCTTGTCAGCCATCCCAAAGTCCCTCCTCATTACAGCAGTCTGATACTCGAGGACGGAGACCAGCAGGGAGTAACTGACAATATTGAGCTCCTTGTCTCCGAGGTACAGACGATCATCTTTGGGTATGTAACCCAGTAAGTACATGGTTCTGCAGGTAAAGAGGGCAGCAGGTTTAATAGATACACAGCAATCGGGTTGACATTTAGAAGAAAGCAAGCTTTTATCAGACTTTGCGAGAAATAATCAAGAGcttaaattcaaattcaagATAAATCTCTCTGTTTAATTACCTGTCCAGATGAGCAATTGTGACAATCTCTCCTCCAACATAGTAGTTTAGTCTGTTCACAGAGCTGGTGTAGATGAAGCAGTCTCCGACCCAGAGACCAGTCTTCACAATCTCCTGGATCTCTCCTTGGACCTGAAAAGAGACAACAGGGACAAACAGATTAAAAATCAATTGAAAAGGTAAGTATGGAAAGTAAAGTGAAGAAAACATTCCATCTTAGTAAATAAATAGCACCAAACTGACACTACGATATGCTAGATAACTGAACATTTTagcacacaaatacagaaatgtacTCCTAATAAAGGATgtgcacacatccacacacccACCTCAAAGGCATCTTCAATACCATCCTCAGTCACTCCTTCATTGTTCTCATGAGAGGAAGCTACTTTATCAGCCAGATAACGCAGGATGAAGAAGGACTCCTCTGTAGCAATGCAAACCAGCTCACCAGAGTCTGACCAGAAGATCTGAATGAATTATGAAAAAGACGAAAGTATGTAGAGAAGATGTGAATCAGACAAAGTAAAAAGCCTGTCAAGAAAAACAATGATGGACATTTATCAATTGAGAAGCCTATCTTACGTGTTTAGGCTGGATCTCAATGCGGCGGACAAGCTCTGTGTTCTCCCAGTCGTAAAAGGCCAGGCCATTCACTGACCTCACCCCAAGCAAGAAGCCTCCATAGATCCCTGAagtaaacacattcacacacttggTGAGGAAAACTGTCGACTTCCAAAACCCGAATCCCACCTCACATCAGTGTCCTCATTACCTTCCGCTCCAAAGTCAGGCTTAAAAGATTTTTTCTCCTTGAAATTTTTGAAGAGTTTGACGACACTGTTGCTTTCTCTGATGGCATACCTGTAATTAAAAAAGGTGTTGCAGTTAGTTCTCAACTCTCTGGCAGAAAGATAAAGAGCAGGGAAGTATCTCTTTTCTATATGCGTACTTACTCGGAGGAGTCGTGAGCCCAGGCAAACTCCTGAGCTGATCCGAAGCTCTTGTTCCTCAAAGCCATGGCTGTGTAAATGATGTACTCTCCATCTCCGCAAACCACAACGAACCTGGTGTACACACAAGTTGATAAATGAGTGACCTCTGATAGAAATCTTATTGTATATCCATCATTTATCTGTCTGCCGAGGACAAATATTTGGaggcttgtgtctgtgtttttctctgtctgtgtacCTTCCATTAGGGTTATGCTGGATGGTTTGAGGGTAAATCTCACAACTGCCCATGTCTTTCACAGCTAGTGGCAGCCTTTCTCCATCCTTGATTTCAGCCTCACCCATTGCCTTCAGATTTGCCTGCTGTATTTCACTGTGTTTGGCCCAGATGATTTTGCCATTTGTGTCCATGGACATGGCTGGCTCCTCACGACCCACCTGCAAAGCAGAAGAATAAGATTGTTTGAATTGGCTATACtatatgggtggatgacatgacgcatgatttttctgtaattaagtgtgaatgtttatttagatgcatttaaccacttaaacaacacatggatgtgatgcatattatggtactttgttttaaacttatgattttgtatgaaatatctgttatgttttgattatattttaaggtgaatacgcaaaatgtcctgcggtgtgaccgtaacataggtgaataggtaattaaacatattaaggttaaactgtgttattcttcagttagcataataggtaaggtcagtcttgtatagcaatgactcacaaggatgaaattatacaaaaaatccaccgaacactagcagtttaaaaaaattcagcatttgaaaaTTATAATCTCATAAAACTGTatcctcattagaactttattaaaaaaatactgtttcacccttatttgtcaactacccataTATAGTTGAATTGTGTACAAAACCTAAAAGTATTTATGTATGTTTTTCCTCCATATTTAGCATTTTGAATGTAAAAAGTTTAAGTAGAGCTCCTTTATTTTGATTACACGCTTCTCATAGTGcctttaataatttaaaatcaaaaggactttttaaaaatgactCCTTCCTCTGCTCACCTTAATAATGATGCTGCCTTCGTCGTAGCCCAGCGCCACGTTGTTGGAGCCCCTGAGGCCACTTACACACCACACTCTCTCCATGCCATAGTTCAGTGTACTCTCCAGACGGTAAGTGCTCGAGTGCCAGATACGCACCGTACCTACAGAATGAAGAGGTAACGTTACACAAAGCAAATATCAGTAA contains the following coding sequences:
- the copb2 gene encoding coatomer subunit beta' isoform X1, translating into MPLRLDIKRRLTARSDRVKSVDLHPTEPWMLASLYNGSVCVWNHETQTLVKTFEVCDLPVRASKFVARKNWVITGADDMQIRVFNYNTLERVHMFEAHSDYIRCIAVHPAQPYILTSSDDMLIKLWDWEKKWSCSQVFEGHTHYVMQIVINPKDNNQFASASLDRTIKVWQLGSSSPNFTLEGHEKGVNCIDYYSGGDKPYLISGADDRQVKIWDYQNKTCVQTLEGHAQNVSCVSFHPELPIIITGSEDGTVRIWHSSTYRLESTLNYGMERVWCVSGLRGSNNVALGYDEGSIIIKVGREEPAMSMDTNGKIIWAKHSEIQQANLKAMGEAEIKDGERLPLAVKDMGSCEIYPQTIQHNPNGRFVVVCGDGEYIIYTAMALRNKSFGSAQEFAWAHDSSEYAIRESNSVVKLFKNFKEKKSFKPDFGAEGIYGGFLLGVRSVNGLAFYDWENTELVRRIEIQPKHIFWSDSGELVCIATEESFFILRYLADKVASSHENNEGVTEDGIEDAFEVQGEIQEIVKTGLWVGDCFIYTSSVNRLNYYVGGEIVTIAHLDRTMYLLGYIPKDDRLYLGDKELNIVSYSLLVSVLEYQTAVMRRDFGMADKVLPTIPKEQRTRVAHFLEKQGFKQQALAVSTDSEHRFELALQLGELKIAYQLAVEAESEQKWKQLAELAISKCQFSLAQECLHHAQDYGGLLLLATASGNATMVGKLAEGAERDGKNNVAFMTYFLQGKLDQCLELLIKTNRLPEAAFLARTYLPSQVSRVVKLWRENLAKVNQKAAESLADPTEYENLFPGLKEAFAAEYYLRETCLGTSRPATDYPLVTPNEDRNILEEAVGYEPKGIFIPTKTQDPEKKEEEKEEKKDEEEDEEEEEKLLSSMAEFSVAAAAAAPEVTFQPESADTTAVEEQEEEIPEFSLKDKILDELEVDLDNMELDDIDTTDVNLDDDFLDD
- the copb2 gene encoding coatomer subunit beta' isoform X2, whose translation is MPLRLDIKRRLTARSDRVKSVDLHPTEPWMLASLYNGSVCVWNHETQTLVKTFEVCDLPVRASKFVARKNWVITGADDMQIRVFNYNTLERVHMFEAHSDYIRCIAVHPAQPYILTSSDDMLIKLWDWEKKWSCSQVFEGHTHYVMQIVINPKDNNQFASASLDRTIKVWQLGSSSPNFTLEGHEKGVNCIDYYSGGDKPYLISGADDRQVKIWDYQNKTCVQTLEGHAQNVSCVSFHPELPIIITGSEDGTVRIWHSSTYRLESTLNYGMERVWCVSGLRGSNNVALGYDEGSIIIKVGREEPAMSMDTNGKIIWAKHSEIQQANLKAMGEAEIKDGERLPLAVKDMGSCEIYPQTIQHNPNGRFVVVCGDGEYIIYTAMALRNKSFGSAQEFAWAHDSSEYAIRESNSVVKLFKNFKEKKSFKPDFGAEGIYGGFLLGVRSVNGLAFYDWENTELVRRIEIQPKHIFWSDSGELVCIATEESFFILRYLADKVASSHENNEGVTEDGIEDAFEVQGEIQEIVKTGLWVGDCFIYTSSVNRLNYYVGGEIVTIAHLDRTMYLLGYIPKDDRLYLGDKELNIVSYSLLVSVLEYQTAVMRRDFGMADKVLPTIPKEQRTRVAHFLEKQGFKQQALAVSTDSEHRFELALQLGELKIAYQLAVEAESEQKWKQLAELAISKCQFSLAQECLHHAQDYGGLLLLATASGNATMVGKLAEGAERDGKNNVAFMTYFLQGKLDQCLELLIKTNRLPEAAFLARTYLPSQVSRVVKLWRENLAKVNQKAAESLADPTEYENLFPGLKEAFAAEYYLRETCLGTSRPATDYPLVTPNEDRNILEEAVGYEPKGIFIPTKDPEKKEEEKEEKKDEEEDEEEEEKLLSSMAEFSVAAAAAAPEVTFQPESADTTAVEEQEEEIPEFSLKDKILDELEVDLDNMELDDIDTTDVNLDDDFLDD